GAGCATTCTGTCTATTCCCTCCGCTGAAACGCTGAGGAACTGGATGAGGCGCGGGTTCCTCCTGGCTTTCTCCCTCTCAACTTCAACGCCGAGGAAGTCTTTAAGAGAGCTGTAGGGCTCCAGATTCTCGTCGTAGCGCGGGAGCATCGGGAGTATAACGAGGTTTCCACCCCTCGCGACGAACTCGACGAGCTTGTCCTGAACTTCCCTGGACATGAAGTCGAGGCTGTAGACCCAGAGCTGATCGTAGCTCAGGAGCTCGTCGAGAGTGACATCTTCGAGGTCAACGGCATCGAAGGGAGTATTGCTCATGGCCAAAAGCGTGAAAAGGCCCCTCTCTCCAAGGAGGTACTCGTTCAGGTCTGTGCTCTCCTCAAGGCCCTCATAGCCCCAGAGATTCAAAGCTTCGTAGGGCTCGTAGAGACCGACCGCAACTTTTGGCCTAAGCTCGGCATCGGCGAGTCCCTCGGCGGAGGTCATGGTCTCTGAGAGAGCCTTTATGACCCCGAAGTGAGGCCTCTCGGATCCATCAAGGCCAACCGGTGAGTAAACGTCCCAGGTTATCCCGTTGTGTGATTCATATCCCTCTGGATTTTCCCCGCCAACGAAGAGGTAGTAGTTGATGTTCGGTATGCCCAGAGGGGGCAGTATTGAGTACAGGAGCTCGGCCTCAGTCGGGTCTATGGTGTGCGCCAGCGAGCTCTGGGTCTCGATGCTTAGCGGTGGCGTTCCAGCTTTCCTGACGTGGTAGCGGTAGATTCCCGTCTTATAGTAGATGTGGCCGAGCTTGTCCTCCTTAAAGTCGGAGGAGCGGTAGAAGGAGTACCAGAACTCTGTCCAGACATGAATTTTGAGGTTGTGCTCCCTCATGTAGGTGAAGAAGTGCCTCCAGGCGACTTGGAGAAGGTAGGGGTCGAGAATGCTGATGGGGACGTCGAACTCCCTCGCCATCCTCTCGTATATCCAGCGGACGTACTCGTTGATCATCCAGAGCTTGAAGTGGTGCCAGTCAATAAGCTTTGGTAGGGGCTCGGAGAAACTCGTCGGAACCTTTATCTCGGAGTAGTCCTTGAAATCACCCTTGTAGCGCCTCCTGAGGTCTTCAAGGGTGTAGTTCTGCTCAAGCCACTTCTCCCACAGTCCCCCTGGCTTTGTTATTATCTCGTTGTAGTCTGTAAGGAAAGGCTGGAAGATTGTTTCCCAATATGATGGCTCATCATCGATTGAGACGCTTATTATTGGCCCCCCGTTAGTGTATAGGTACTTCCTGATCACTGGAAAGACGGCGTTGTACCACTCCCCCACGGCCTCCAGATAAGTAGGGTGGAGATACGTTATCGGCGGGTAGTAGATGTCCCTAGGAAGCGGCCCGTTCGG
This sequence is a window from Thermococcus kodakarensis KOD1. Protein-coding genes within it:
- the glmA gene encoding exo-beta-D-glucosaminidase, coding for MGKVEFSGKRYVIDGEPVTIAGGTLQFFRVPADAWKDRLLKMREAGLNTVDTYVAWNWHEPEKGSFDFKGETHPQRNLVGFLELADELGFYVIIRPGPYICGEWRNGGIPDWLIDEHPEILAKGPNGPLPRDIYYPPITYLHPTYLEAVGEWYNAVFPVIRKYLYTNGGPIISVSIDDEPSYWETIFQPFLTDYNEIITKPGGLWEKWLEQNYTLEDLRRRYKGDFKDYSEIKVPTSFSEPLPKLIDWHHFKLWMINEYVRWIYERMAREFDVPISILDPYLLQVAWRHFFTYMREHNLKIHVWTEFWYSFYRSSDFKEDKLGHIYYKTGIYRYHVRKAGTPPLSIETQSSLAHTIDPTEAELLYSILPPLGIPNINYYLFVGGENPEGYESHNGITWDVYSPVGLDGSERPHFGVIKALSETMTSAEGLADAELRPKVAVGLYEPYEALNLWGYEGLEESTDLNEYLLGERGLFTLLAMSNTPFDAVDLEDVTLDELLSYDQLWVYSLDFMSREVQDKLVEFVARGGNLVILPMLPRYDENLEPYSSLKDFLGVEVEREKARRNPRLIQFLSVSAEGIDRMLVRNTVRGVRGGEPIAFLGEKPVGAFVRKGGGSAVVLGFRLQYYTSHHDLHRKFVWKLKELQGVREDFEVTNPDMIVLPMEGKGYAYLAVTNPRGHPIKGRISYRGLEVPVLLDGIELKRRGTLYLPFGVRKGDVEVAYATATLVMWEGDVLTFRNHLSGHSEIALKGVESVKVSGGKIVDGSDGEVLRIVIEHPGEYFEVELL